One genomic segment of Armatimonadota bacterium includes these proteins:
- a CDS encoding zf-HC2 domain-containing protein, giving the protein MKCIDKKELKTYVEARLDPERMIEIDEHISSCSNCRAALGDIAPLKKAAAELGASLLGMDDCPEYEDISAFVDGALPSDRMVSIQSHIHLCEACFADVEQIREMRSHAALREKITVHPMATRRAASHGFGIWKRVFAGFAGAAVIAGAAIVIGSFTSAPKLPTMVAAKPPVVDQIKPNVSNLQPKPGKSAAGVKPNVGTPAAEPDKVSAKPEPKSRVILKDGNYSVIKRNGRMVFADASGAPRTALEAKIAASIEEKLRTGKVTHAKTAQYAMAEVHLRDNGAGYTPSPNAPKPAAPIGKVVMADRPTLTWSKVNLADSYRVRVYDSQFQLVSEITTDKNSITLPKSLARGAGYIWRVGVRFSESDSWAESKPVKFFVLSSDGCSSIQKVKRTLPGSHIALGAAYESVGLYDEARQEYRELRRSNRNSPLAKDLLYKTGNIK; this is encoded by the coding sequence ATGAAGTGTATAGATAAGAAAGAACTTAAGACTTACGTAGAGGCCAGGCTCGATCCCGAGAGGATGATCGAGATTGACGAGCACATAAGCTCATGCTCCAACTGCCGGGCGGCGCTCGGTGATATAGCACCGCTGAAAAAGGCCGCGGCAGAGTTGGGCGCGTCACTGCTGGGTATGGACGACTGCCCTGAGTACGAAGATATATCGGCATTTGTCGACGGCGCTCTGCCTTCGGACCGGATGGTTTCAATACAATCGCATATACACTTATGTGAGGCGTGCTTTGCCGACGTCGAGCAAATTCGTGAAATGCGCTCGCATGCCGCGCTTCGTGAGAAGATTACGGTCCATCCGATGGCAACACGCCGTGCTGCAAGCCATGGCTTCGGCATTTGGAAGCGCGTATTTGCGGGCTTTGCAGGAGCGGCTGTTATCGCAGGAGCGGCTATAGTGATCGGTTCTTTCACTTCAGCGCCCAAGTTGCCGACTATGGTGGCTGCGAAACCGCCTGTGGTCGATCAGATCAAACCTAATGTATCTAATCTGCAGCCCAAGCCGGGCAAAAGTGCGGCTGGTGTGAAACCGAATGTTGGCACACCTGCTGCAGAGCCGGATAAAGTTTCTGCCAAGCCTGAGCCTAAGTCCAGGGTTATCCTCAAGGACGGAAACTATAGTGTAATCAAGCGCAATGGGCGGATGGTCTTTGCTGATGCAAGCGGCGCACCCAGGACTGCGCTTGAGGCTAAGATTGCAGCCTCTATAGAAGAGAAACTCCGAACCGGTAAGGTCACACATGCAAAAACGGCTCAGTATGCTATGGCAGAGGTTCATTTGAGAGACAATGGGGCAGGGTATACTCCTTCTCCCAATGCGCCAAAGCCGGCCGCGCCGATTGGCAAGGTAGTAATGGCCGACAGGCCGACACTTACCTGGTCCAAGGTAAATCTGGCTGATTCTTATAGAGTTCGCGTATATGATTCGCAATTCCAGCTTGTAAGCGAGATCACAACAGATAAGAATTCCATTACTCTGCCGAAGTCGCTTGCAAGGGGCGCAGGGTATATATGGCGTGTCGGAGTAAGGTTCAGCGAGAGCGATTCATGGGCGGAGTCTAAGCCGGTTAAGTTCTTTGTGCTCTCTTCGGATGGTTGTTCTTCGATCCAAAAAGTTAAGAGGACGCTTCCCGGCTCGCATATTGCGCTTGGAGCGGCATATGAATCGGTTGGTCTCTATGATGAAGCCCGACAGGAGTATAGAGAATTGAGACGCTCAAACAGAAACTCCCCTCTGGCCAAAGACCTGCTCTACAAAACAGGAAATATCAAATAA